Proteins from a genomic interval of Phenylobacterium sp. LH3H17:
- a CDS encoding alpha/beta fold hydrolase: MTETAGFLERPDGARIAWRRVAGAGPTVVWLGGFKSDMAGTKAQALADWALALGRAYVRFDYFGHGESDGDFAQGTITRWREDALAVLDELAPGPAVLVGSSMGGWIACLVAAAAPEHVKAMVLIAPAPDFTEKLMGPEITAAGRAELKATGVWMRPSDYGDPYPITATLLEDGARWSILPGPVNVDAPVRILQGGEDPDVPWRHALELAQAIRGHDVVFSLIKDGDHRLSRPRDIARLIAAVEDVA; encoded by the coding sequence ATGACCGAGACAGCCGGATTCCTGGAGCGGCCCGACGGGGCGAGGATCGCCTGGCGCCGCGTCGCCGGGGCCGGACCGACCGTGGTCTGGCTGGGCGGCTTCAAGTCCGACATGGCCGGGACCAAGGCGCAGGCCCTGGCCGACTGGGCCCTGGCCCTCGGCCGCGCCTATGTGCGGTTCGACTATTTCGGCCATGGCGAGTCCGACGGCGACTTCGCCCAGGGGACCATCACCCGCTGGCGAGAGGACGCGCTGGCGGTGCTGGACGAGCTTGCGCCCGGCCCGGCGGTTCTGGTCGGCTCCTCCATGGGCGGCTGGATCGCCTGCCTGGTGGCCGCCGCCGCGCCGGAGCACGTGAAGGCGATGGTGCTGATCGCCCCGGCGCCCGACTTCACCGAGAAGCTGATGGGCCCGGAGATCACCGCCGCCGGCCGCGCTGAGCTCAAGGCCACCGGCGTCTGGATGCGGCCGTCGGACTACGGCGACCCCTATCCGATCACCGCGACCCTCCTGGAGGACGGCGCGCGCTGGTCGATCCTGCCGGGCCCCGTGAACGTCGACGCCCCGGTTCGCATCCTGCAGGGCGGCGAGGATCCCGACGTGCCCTGGCGCCACGCCCTGGAACTGGCCCAGGCGATCCGCGGCCACGACGTGGTGTTCAGCCTGATCAAGGACGGGGACCACCGGCTGTCGCGACCCCGGGACATCGCCCGGCTGATCGCCGCCGTGGAGGACGTCGCGTGA
- a CDS encoding glycosyltransferase family 4 protein yields MTLPPDFTLLQVVPELETGGAEQTTIDVAHAVVRAGGKALVATRGGRMASRLEADGGRLAQMPVQTKNPLVMLGNAARLVDLIRKEKVSIVHARSRAPAFSALWAAQATKTPFVATYHGVYNAKSGLKRWYNAVMTRGDLVIANSDYTRDHVLSEHQLDPARIVSIPRGIDLERFNPSWVTPERVEALRRAWGIVPGDRRVKLLLAGRLTRIKGHLMIVEAAARLKAQGRKDFVIIFAGDDQGRTDYRLEIMSAIAAHGLEREVLVVGHCDDMPAAYQVCDIAMLPTTKPESFGRTAVEPQVMGKPVLASDHGGTTETVLSGETGWLVKVDDPDAWATAMAKAADLGPGRLAAMGQAAANRARRLYSVDAMCQATLEAYERVLAARAP; encoded by the coding sequence GTGACGCTGCCCCCAGACTTCACCCTATTGCAGGTTGTCCCCGAGCTCGAAACCGGCGGGGCCGAACAGACCACCATCGATGTGGCCCACGCGGTCGTGCGCGCCGGCGGCAAGGCCCTGGTCGCGACGCGCGGCGGGCGCATGGCTTCGCGACTGGAAGCCGACGGCGGACGCCTGGCCCAGATGCCGGTCCAGACCAAGAATCCGCTGGTGATGCTGGGCAACGCCGCGCGGCTGGTGGACCTGATCCGCAAGGAGAAGGTCTCCATCGTCCACGCCCGTTCGCGCGCGCCGGCCTTCTCGGCCCTGTGGGCGGCCCAGGCCACCAAGACGCCGTTCGTGGCCACCTATCACGGGGTCTACAACGCCAAGAGCGGGCTCAAGCGCTGGTACAACGCGGTGATGACCCGCGGCGACCTGGTGATCGCCAATTCCGACTACACCCGCGACCACGTGCTGTCCGAGCATCAGCTCGACCCGGCCCGGATCGTCTCGATCCCGCGCGGCATCGACCTGGAGCGGTTCAATCCCAGCTGGGTGACCCCCGAACGGGTCGAGGCCCTGCGCCGGGCCTGGGGGATCGTCCCGGGGGACCGGCGGGTGAAGCTGCTGCTGGCCGGCCGCCTGACCCGGATCAAGGGCCACCTGATGATCGTCGAGGCCGCCGCCCGGCTGAAGGCGCAGGGCCGCAAGGATTTCGTCATCATCTTCGCCGGCGACGACCAGGGCCGCACCGACTACCGGCTGGAGATCATGTCCGCGATCGCCGCCCACGGCCTGGAGCGTGAAGTCCTGGTCGTCGGCCACTGCGACGACATGCCGGCCGCGTACCAGGTCTGCGACATCGCCATGCTGCCCACCACCAAGCCGGAGTCCTTCGGGCGCACGGCGGTCGAGCCGCAGGTGATGGGCAAGCCGGTCCTGGCCTCCGACCATGGCGGCACCACCGAGACCGTGCTCTCGGGCGAGACCGGCTGGCTGGTCAAGGTGGACGATCCCGACGCCTGGGCGACCGCCATGGCCAAGGCCGCCGATCTCGGACCCGGCCGCCTTGCCGCCATGGGCCAGGCCGCGGCCAACCGCGCCCGCCGGCTCTATTCGGTCGACGCCATGTGCCAGGCCACCCTCGAGGCCTACGAACGCGTGCTGGCGGCGCGCGCCCCGTGA
- a CDS encoding glycosyltransferase family 9 protein, with translation MSRDIRNVLVIKLSALGDFILALAAMKKIREAHPKARITLLTTPPFEALAKSCPYFNRVETDGRPEGPSAWLQLRRRLKAARYDRVYDLQTSAQSARIFHLLRPFPPEWSGIALGCSLPHKNRRRNSMHTLERQADQLKSAGIWPDAPTEPGSAPPPDLSWVVRNARQERPVPGGVRPRPYVIFVPGGSEHRLDKRWPAERFAQLGKSLYDRGFDIVIIGGPQESALARQIQKSVGQARDLTGRTDFARIAALGARAALVVGNDTGPLHLAAATGAATIVLFSSASNPALSAPRGHVTVLQSQNLADLAVSQVLQAVNALTPSA, from the coding sequence GTGAGCCGCGACATCCGCAACGTCCTGGTGATCAAGCTCTCGGCCCTGGGCGACTTCATCCTGGCGCTGGCCGCGATGAAGAAGATCCGCGAGGCCCACCCCAAGGCGCGCATCACCCTGCTGACCACCCCGCCCTTCGAGGCGCTGGCCAAGTCCTGCCCTTATTTCAATCGGGTGGAGACCGACGGCCGGCCGGAGGGGCCCAGCGCCTGGCTGCAGCTGCGCCGCCGACTGAAGGCGGCGCGCTACGACCGCGTCTACGACCTGCAGACCTCGGCCCAGTCGGCCCGCATCTTCCACCTGCTGCGCCCCTTTCCGCCCGAGTGGTCGGGGATCGCGCTGGGCTGCTCGCTGCCGCACAAGAACCGGCGGCGCAATTCGATGCACACACTGGAGCGCCAGGCCGACCAGCTCAAGTCGGCCGGCATCTGGCCCGACGCCCCGACCGAGCCCGGCAGCGCCCCGCCGCCGGACCTTTCCTGGGTGGTGCGCAACGCCCGCCAGGAGCGTCCGGTCCCCGGCGGAGTGAGGCCGCGGCCCTACGTGATCTTCGTGCCCGGCGGTTCGGAGCACCGGCTGGACAAGCGCTGGCCGGCCGAGCGTTTCGCCCAGCTCGGCAAGAGCCTCTACGACCGCGGCTTCGACATCGTCATCATCGGCGGCCCGCAGGAGAGCGCGCTCGCCCGCCAGATCCAGAAGTCGGTCGGCCAGGCCCGCGACCTGACCGGGCGCACCGACTTCGCACGGATCGCCGCCCTGGGCGCCCGCGCGGCCCTGGTGGTGGGCAACGACACCGGCCCGCTGCACCTGGCGGCGGCCACCGGAGCGGCCACCATCGTGCTTTTCTCCAGCGCCTCGAACCCGGCGCTTTCGGCCCCGCGGGGCCACGTGACCGTGCTGCAGTCCCAGAACCTGGCCGATCTGGCTGTGTCCCAGGTCCTACAGGCCGTCAACGCACTGACGCCATCTGCCTAG
- the chrA gene encoding chromate efflux transporter produces MTEPPVLPSFWAAARVWARIGLLSFGGPAGQIALMHKVLVEERGWIGERRFLHALNYCMLLPGPEAQQLATYVGWLMHRTAGGLLAGIFFVLPGAVVMLALSILYVVYGATPVAEGLFLGVKCAVLAIVTEAVLRVGRRALKSRAALAVAVAAFLGLFVLNVPFPLVVALAAALGWAAPGLFGGGANGHDIDHETPGLVDRIIARGEAPHLVPSRGRALRVAAIWLPIWLAPVAVLFALFGEASVWTKIAGFFSTMGVVTFGGAYAVLTYVAQAAVDGFGWLSPGEMADGLGLAETTPGPLIMVLQFVGFLAAYRNAGGLDPLLAGCLGALLTTWVTFAPSFLWIFVGAPYAEALRGHQAAGAALAAISAAVVGVIANLAVWFALHVLFRRVVELGGVDLPDLASLDWRAAVLTVAAMLAMLRFELGLVPTLMACALGGLALSAVAGV; encoded by the coding sequence GTGACCGAACCCCCCGTCCTGCCGAGCTTCTGGGCCGCGGCGCGGGTCTGGGCGCGGATCGGCCTGCTGAGCTTCGGCGGCCCGGCCGGCCAGATCGCCCTGATGCACAAGGTGCTGGTCGAGGAACGCGGCTGGATCGGCGAGCGGCGGTTCCTGCACGCGCTCAACTACTGCATGCTGCTGCCCGGCCCCGAGGCCCAGCAGCTCGCCACCTATGTCGGCTGGCTGATGCACCGCACGGCGGGCGGCCTGCTGGCGGGGATATTCTTCGTCCTGCCTGGGGCGGTTGTGATGCTGGCCTTGAGCATCCTCTACGTCGTCTATGGCGCGACCCCGGTGGCCGAGGGCCTGTTCCTGGGCGTGAAGTGCGCGGTGCTGGCCATCGTGACCGAGGCGGTGCTGCGTGTGGGCCGTCGGGCCCTGAAGTCGCGCGCGGCCCTGGCCGTGGCCGTGGCGGCCTTCCTGGGCCTGTTCGTCCTGAACGTGCCGTTTCCGCTGGTGGTGGCGCTCGCCGCGGCCCTGGGATGGGCGGCGCCGGGCCTGTTCGGCGGCGGTGCGAACGGCCACGACATCGACCACGAAACGCCGGGGCTGGTGGACCGGATCATCGCCCGGGGCGAGGCGCCCCACCTGGTCCCGTCCCGCGGCCGGGCCCTGCGGGTGGCGGCGATCTGGCTGCCGATCTGGCTGGCGCCCGTCGCCGTGCTGTTCGCGCTGTTCGGCGAGGCCAGCGTCTGGACCAAGATCGCCGGCTTCTTCTCGACCATGGGCGTGGTGACCTTCGGGGGCGCCTATGCGGTCCTGACCTATGTGGCCCAGGCCGCCGTCGACGGCTTCGGCTGGCTGAGCCCCGGCGAGATGGCCGACGGCCTGGGGCTGGCGGAGACCACGCCCGGGCCGCTGATCATGGTCCTGCAATTCGTGGGTTTCCTGGCCGCCTATCGCAATGCGGGCGGGCTGGACCCTCTGCTGGCCGGCTGTCTGGGAGCGCTGCTCACCACCTGGGTCACCTTCGCGCCGAGCTTCCTGTGGATCTTCGTGGGCGCGCCCTACGCCGAGGCGCTTCGCGGCCATCAGGCGGCCGGCGCGGCGCTTGCGGCGATCAGCGCCGCTGTCGTGGGGGTGATCGCCAACCTCGCCGTCTGGTTCGCCCTGCACGTCCTCTTCCGGCGGGTCGTGGAGCTTGGGGGCGTCGACCTCCCGGACCTCGCCAGCCTCGACTGGCGCGCGGCGGTGCTCACCGTGGCGGCGATGCTGGCCATGCTGCGGTTCGAGCTGGGCCTGGTCCCGACGCTCATGGCCTGCGCCCTGGGCGGCCTCGCGCTGAGCGCGGTGGCGGGGGTCTAG
- a CDS encoding SDR family oxidoreductase, with amino-acid sequence MRLFIYGYGFAAQALTRRLQPQGWNISATFRRPEAAQAMTAQGVDPVAADDIGGVAEHLARTQAILIAAPPGPEGCPALQVLVPALARAEAFPDWIGYLSTTGVYGDRKGGWVFEDSRLAAQSTEGARRVGAERDWLEVGRGMGLTVTVHRLPGIYGPGRSAFDRLREGRARRVAAPGQVFSRIHVDDLAAGLDASMARPRAGGVYNLCDDEPAPNSEVVAYAARLLGMEPPPEEPLDLEAMTPQARRFYAESKRVANARAKAELGWRPLYPTYREGLAAILAAGG; translated from the coding sequence TTGCGGCTGTTCATCTACGGCTACGGTTTCGCGGCCCAGGCGCTCACCCGCAGGCTCCAGCCGCAGGGCTGGAACATCTCGGCGACCTTTCGCAGGCCCGAGGCCGCCCAGGCGATGACCGCCCAGGGCGTCGACCCGGTCGCCGCCGACGACATCGGCGGCGTGGCCGAGCACCTTGCCAGGACCCAGGCCATACTGATCGCCGCCCCGCCTGGTCCGGAGGGCTGCCCGGCCCTGCAGGTCCTGGTTCCGGCCCTGGCCCGCGCCGAGGCCTTCCCCGACTGGATCGGCTATCTGTCCACCACGGGGGTCTATGGCGACCGCAAGGGGGGCTGGGTGTTCGAGGACAGCCGCCTGGCCGCCCAGTCCACCGAGGGCGCCCGCCGGGTCGGCGCCGAGCGCGACTGGCTGGAAGTGGGCCGCGGCATGGGTCTGACGGTGACCGTTCATCGGCTGCCCGGCATCTACGGCCCCGGCCGGTCGGCCTTCGACCGCCTGCGCGAGGGCAGGGCCCGGCGCGTCGCCGCCCCGGGCCAGGTGTTCAGCCGCATCCATGTGGACGACCTGGCCGCGGGCCTGGACGCGTCGATGGCCCGGCCGCGGGCGGGCGGCGTCTACAACCTCTGCGACGACGAGCCCGCGCCCAACAGCGAGGTCGTGGCCTATGCCGCGCGGCTGCTCGGGATGGAGCCGCCGCCGGAGGAGCCCCTCGACCTGGAGGCCATGACACCCCAGGCGCGGCGCTTCTACGCCGAGAGCAAGCGCGTGGCCAATGCGCGGGCCAAGGCCGAGCTCGGCTGGCGACCGCTCTATCCGACCTACCGCGAGGGCCTGGCGGCGATCCTTGCGGCCGGCGGCTGA